The Streptomonospora litoralis genome window below encodes:
- a CDS encoding FAD-dependent oxidoreductase, which produces MRAPGRDRRAAAVPPQAPAGALPDPAPRVAVIGGGIAGLAAATALAERGVAATVLEREAGLGGRLRGWPIRLRDGSAATMTRGFHAFFRQYYNLRALLSRADPELEALTPLADYPLVHAGGARDGFAGLPRTPPWNALALAARSRSFPARELAGVNIAAALQLLDVDVPGVYARLDHLEAPELLEAIRFPASARHLAFEVFSRSFFADPRRLSAAELAVMFHIYFLGSSEGLVFDVPRSPFPQALWHPLAARLESLGARVHTSAPVEAVASGHTRRFAVACAGAPAAEFDAVVLAADVPGLRGLTERWEAPADAAWLAGLGRLPSAPPFLVSRLWLDRPVDASRPGFLGTAGYPTLDNVSVLERFEDEAAGWARRTGGSVVELHAYALPEGCEARREHERLLAQLHRVYPETAEAGVVDERRELHADCPLFPPGGHAARAGVRTPDPDVVVAGDHVRVDLPVALMERAATSGVLAANALLTHWGLPGHTVWSVPRQGRGSAARALARWARGAPPR; this is translated from the coding sequence TTGAGGGCGCCCGGGCGCGACCGGCGCGCTGCGGCCGTGCCTCCGCAGGCGCCCGCCGGCGCGCTGCCCGACCCCGCGCCGCGGGTGGCGGTGATCGGCGGCGGCATCGCGGGCCTGGCGGCCGCCACCGCTCTAGCGGAGCGGGGCGTGGCCGCCACCGTGCTGGAGCGCGAAGCAGGGCTGGGCGGGCGGCTGCGCGGCTGGCCGATCCGGCTGCGCGACGGCTCGGCGGCCACCATGACACGCGGTTTCCACGCGTTCTTCCGGCAGTACTACAACCTGCGGGCGCTGCTCTCCCGCGCGGATCCGGAGCTGGAGGCCCTCACCCCGCTCGCGGACTACCCGCTGGTGCACGCCGGCGGCGCCCGCGACGGCTTCGCCGGGCTGCCGCGCACGCCGCCGTGGAACGCGCTCGCGCTGGCGGCGCGCAGCCGCAGCTTCCCCGCCCGCGAGCTGGCCGGTGTCAACATCGCCGCAGCCCTGCAGCTGCTGGACGTGGACGTCCCCGGCGTCTACGCCCGCCTGGACCACCTGGAGGCGCCCGAGCTGCTGGAGGCGATCCGCTTCCCGGCGAGCGCGCGCCATCTGGCGTTCGAGGTGTTCTCCCGGAGCTTCTTCGCCGACCCGCGCCGGCTCTCGGCGGCCGAACTCGCGGTCATGTTCCACATCTACTTTCTGGGGTCGAGCGAGGGACTGGTCTTCGACGTACCCCGCTCGCCGTTCCCGCAGGCGCTGTGGCACCCGCTGGCCGCGCGGCTGGAGTCGCTGGGCGCCCGCGTGCACACTTCGGCGCCGGTGGAGGCGGTGGCCAGCGGGCACACGCGCCGGTTCGCGGTGGCGTGCGCCGGCGCCCCGGCCGCGGAGTTCGACGCGGTCGTACTGGCCGCGGACGTCCCGGGACTGCGCGGGCTCACCGAGCGCTGGGAGGCCCCGGCCGACGCCGCGTGGCTCGCCGGGTTGGGGCGCCTGCCGTCGGCGCCGCCGTTCCTGGTCTCGCGGCTGTGGCTGGACCGGCCGGTGGATGCGTCGCGGCCGGGCTTTCTGGGTACCGCCGGTTATCCGACGCTGGACAACGTCAGCGTGCTGGAGCGCTTCGAGGACGAGGCGGCCGGCTGGGCCCGCCGCACCGGCGGCTCGGTGGTGGAGCTGCACGCCTACGCCCTGCCCGAGGGCTGCGAGGCGCGGAGGGAGCACGAGCGCCTGCTCGCCCAGCTGCACCGGGTCTACCCGGAGACGGCGGAGGCGGGCGTGGTCGACGAACGCCGCGAGCTGCACGCCGACTGCCCGCTGTTCCCTCCCGGCGGCCACGCCGCGCGCGCCGGCGTCCGCACCCCCGACCCGGACGTCGTGGTGGCGGGCGACCACGTGCGCGTCGACCTCCCGGTGGCCCTCATGGAACGCGCGGCCACCAGCGGCGTACTAGCGGCCAATGCTCTGCTCACACACTGGGGCCTGCCCGGCCACACGGTGTGGAGCGTGCCGCGGCAGGGACGCGGCTCCGCCGCCCGGGCCCTGGCCCGCTGGGCTCGCGGGGCTCCTCCCCGTTGA